The Hominilimicola fabiformis DNA window TTGGGGAGATAAGTATATAGTTTTTAATCGACTGCATGAGTTGAGCGGTGAATCAATTAGTGAAGTTCAATATAATACCACAATTAATTATCCGTTACTTATTCTTGATAAGGACTTTGAACTGATTTCAAAACAAGAGTTTGAAGCTCCGATTACGGGAGTAAGTTATGTTGACGGTAAGTATTATGCAGAAACGAAAGATTACAGTCAATATAAAAATTCTTACAATTTTGAACCGATTAAGAAAGTTTATGTGTCTGAAGACGGGATTTTGTGGAATGAGGACAAAACTTTATCGGAGGTTCCTATTGGAAACGGGATGAATAAAACTTTAATACTTGACGGAGAAATGCCTGACGGTGATACAAGATACACTAAAAAGATTGTAGGTATTGCAGAGCAAGGAAATATAAATAATACTACTGATATTGTATTTGAAAGAGAAAATTTAAAATCTTATAAAGTAGTGGACGATCTATATGTTTGTTGGGATACATTTGATGTGGAAGAAAAAGTATTTCAAATCTCGCTTGATGGTGTATACTGGCTTGATGTTGACTTTCCGAGCCTTTTAACAACACATGAAATTCATCCTGAATCGACAAGTGATAGTGTTATTGAGGCAATTTATGATTGTATAGGAGTGAAAGATAAGATACTATTCCAAACTCAATATCGTTTGTTTGAATATGATTTAGAAGATTTGCGTACAGCGTGGAGAAATGCTTGTGATAAATCGCAAATATATGTTAAATTTGATGGTATATATTTGGGATTTGAAACACCGCCGATTATAGAAAACGGTAGTACACTTGTACCTATGAGATTTTTGTTTGAGCAAATGGGAGCGGATGTTGAATGGAACGGAGAAACACAAACTGCAACAGCGACTCTTGATAATACAGAAATAACGTTTTCCATAAACAACATCAATGCGGAAGTGAATAATATCTTAACAACAATGGACGTGCCTGCAAGGCTTGTAAATGGCAAAACAATAGTGCCGTTACGTTTTCTTTCAGAAAATATGGGATATACGGTAGAGTGGGACGCTGATAGTAGGACAGCGATAATTCAAGAATAAAAACAAAGCATATGCTTGCCTGTGTCTTATAGGCAAACATCCATATAAAAAACACGTTACATGCTGTGTTCCGAACAGTGTTGAGGGCGGTATGGTAATAGGTATAAATGGTGACATAAAGCAAAGCTGTGCAATGCAAAATGCTTATGAAATGGGAAAAAGTCTAAAATAACAAAAAGTGCAGTTCATATGAGCTGCACTTTTTGTTTAGACAACATGAAAAAGATAACAAAAATACTCTGATAGTTAAAGTATAGTCAAACGCCCAAAATGCAATAGAATTTTGAATAATAAAAAATCGCTCAAACATACTGTTTAAGCGATTTTAACGTGGTACGCGATCAGGGGTTCGAACCCTGGACACCCTGATTAAGAGTCAGGTGCTCTACCAACTGAGCTAATCACGCATATTATGTTTTACGTCTGACGACAGATAATATAATAGCACATAAAAATGCTTTTGTCAACACTTTTTTTCAAAAAAATAAAAAATTATTGACAATGATATAATAGTTAATGTATTATATGAGTATAAAAGCAAATATGGAGGTCGAATATGGAACCGAAGGATTATATTGTATCAAGAATTGAAGGGGAATATGCGTACCTAAAGCGTACGGATATTGAAAGTGAGGAAGAATTATTCATAGCAATGGCACTGTTGCCGTTGGGTGTAGACATCGGCACAAAGCTACATTATGAATGTATGGAATATTCAATAATATAAGGAGACAGTATATGCGAGTAATATTATTTATATTGGGATTGCTTTTTTCGGCGGACGGACTTTATTTTGCGTCAACCACATCAATGGGCGTGGGTGAGGCATTTACCGTTGCGATAGGTATTATGTTTATATTATGGAGTACGTTTTACGACGCGTTCAAAACAAAAGGCTTTTTGAAATTTATAAAAGGTTTGTTTACGTTCGGAATGATTGTACTTGTGATTTATTCGGGGATTATATGCGTTGTCGGAAAAAGTGACAATGCGACATACAGAGAAGATTATATAATCGTGCTTGGTGCGGGACTGAAAGGCGATACACCGTCTTTGGCACTTGAAAGACGACTTGAAAAAGCGGCTGAATATATGAACAAAAACGGAAATGCAATAGCAATAGTCAGCGGCGGACAAGGCAAAGGCGAAACAATTTCAGAGGCACAGGCAATGGAAAACTACCTTTTAAATCACGGAATAAGAGAAGACAGAATTATAAAAGAGGACAACTCCACAAGCACATATGAAAATTTTGAATATTCAAAGTTGATAATGGACGAGGGACAAGCCGTATTTGTCACAAACGAATTTCACGTTTTGCGTTCGGAATTGATGGCAAAAATAAACGGCATAGACGCAACACATATAGGTGCGTCTACACCGATACCGCTTTTGCCTGTATCTTGCGTGCGTGAATTTATTGCACAGATAGCGGCTGTTCGTTATTATTTTTAGCTTTTTCACGTTCTTCGGCTTCAAGCTTTGAATAAATACAACCGCAGTAATTCTGACGATAAAGACCGTATATTTCCGAAAGTTCACAAGAACGCTTATAACCGTTTTTCTTTTTGAAATCGGAGCATAGATATTTAACGCTGTAGCTTTCTTCAAGTTCAAGACCGATTTGGTTAAGCACCTGAGCATTTTTATGCGGACTGATCGAAAGCGTGGTAGTGAAGTAATCAAAACCGTCCTTTTGGGCGGTTTTTGCTGTTTCTTCAAGGCGAAGTCGGTAACATTTAAAGCAACGCTCGCCGCCCTCTTTGAGATTTTCAAGCCCTTTTGCAATCGAATAAAATTTTTCACAGTCATATTTGCCCTCGATAAACTTTACTTTTCTCTTTAAAGGCATTTCATTTATAAGACGCTTTTGCTCGCTGACACGCTTATAAAATTCTTCTTCGGGTGAAATATTCGGATTGTAATAGAAAATAGTTATATCAAAATATTCCGACAAATATTCAAGTACATAGCTTGAACAAGGCGCACAACAGCTGTGCAGAAGAAGTGACGGAACGGTATTGTTTTTTTGAATTTCGTCAATCGTTTTGTTTAGAATTATTTGATAATTTTCTTTCATTGATTTTCTCCCATATTTTATTGACTAAGAAGTTTGACACGAACGCGAGCAATATTCCGAACAACGCACCGCAAATAACGTCGGACGGAAAATGTACATACAGATACAGCCTTGTAAAGCATATCAAAGCAGCAAGAATAATTGCCGGTATGGCTAATTTTTTGCTGTACAGCAAAATAACCGTTGCGGCGGAAAATGAAGATATTGCGTGACCGGACGGAAACGAAAATCTTCCCGACGGCGCGCCTATCAGCAGATTTTCAACTGTAAGCAACGCTCCTTCGGTGTTATATGGACGTTCACGTGCAATTACATTTTTAAGCCCCATTGTAGAAAGGAATAATCCCAAAAGCAGTGAAACTATTATTATAATACCTGTTTTTCGTGATTTTTTGAAACAAAGCATTATAAGTGCAGTTACAGCCCATACAATGCCGCCGCTGCCTAAAAACGTTATAAGTGGCATAATTGTATCAAGAAACGGATTGCGTATGCTTTGAATTGCGTTTAAAATATTAAAATCAATCTGCGTTATAAAGTCTGTCATAATTACGTCATTCTTTCGATATGTTAATGTTTATTTCGTGTCAATAATAACACATTCACAACAAAAAGTAAAGTAAGAACATAAAAACCTCATTACTTTAAAGAGAAAGTTGCAAAAGGGAAGAAAGTGTAGTATAATCATATATTATATTAGTTGAAAGGAATAACTGTAATGAGAAAACTTCTTGCGATATGGCTCGGAAAAATTCTTACCATAGTCGGAAAAACAGTAGGTAAAAAATCATCTTCTTCGCCGGGTGCGTATGCACTTAAAATATGTCCCGACCTTGTAAAAGGCTTGGAGAAATGCGTGTCAAATGGTATAATCGTAACTTGCGGCACAAACGGAAAAACAACGACAAACAATCTTATGGCATCGGCACTTGAGGCAAAGGGATATAAGGTTATTTGCAATAAGCTCGGTGCGAATATGCTTAGCGGTATTGCAACCACCGTTTTACAGGAAATGAGTATATTCGGCAAATTAAAAGCGGACTATGCGTGTCTTGAAATTGACGAGGCGTACACGCCGATAGTGTTTGACTATGTAAAGCCCGATGTTATGGTTATAACGAACCTATTCCGTGACCAGCTTGACAGATACGGCGAAATTGACATTACTTCGGATATTATCAAGCGTGCAATAAAGAAAGTGCCGAATTTAAAACTTGTTTTAAACGGTGACGATCCGCTGTGCGTTCAGTTCGGCAGAGAGGAAAACGTCAAGGCTTATTATTACGGAATATCCGAAAAGGTACTTCCGCAGCTTGACGATACAAAGGAAGGGCGTTTCTGTCCTGTATGCGGTGAGGAACAGAAGTACAATTACTATCATTACAGTCAGCTCGGCGATTTTTATTGCCCGTCGTGCGGTTTCAAGCGACCTGAGATTGATTTTGAAGTCAAGAATGTATCGCTCGACACACCGATGAAGTTTACGATAAACAATCAGCCTATGGTGATAAATTACAAAGGTTTTTACAATATATATAACCTTATTGCCGTATACGGTGCACTAAATGTTTTGGGAGAAAAAACGGATGATTTCGCAAAACTTTTGACAGGCTACAAACCGCAAATCGGCAGAATGCAGGAATACAAATTCAACAAGCCCGTTATACTAAGTCTTTCAAAAAATCCCGCAGGATTTAACCAAGCCATTGCAACGGTAAATACGGACAAGCGTAAGAAAGACGTTATAATCGCAATCAATGACAAGGCTAATGACGGTCGTGACGTGTCGTGGCTGTGGGACGTGGACTTTGATAAAATTGCGGACGAAAACCTGAACACGCTTACAACAACAGGTATCAGAGTTTACGATATAAGTCTTAGATTTAAGTATTCGGATATAAAGGTTGACCGTATGACGCAGGATATGGCGGACGCAATTACAAAATGTCTTGAAATGGACAGCGAAGTTGTCTATGTACTTGTGAATTATACCGCACTTTATTCGACAGAGGCGGTACTTAAAAAGCTCGGAGGTGAGGCATAATGAAAATCAAAATACTTCATCTTTATCCCGACCTTTTGAATTTATACGGTGACAGAGGAAATATCGAATGTATGCGAAAACGACTTATGTGGCGCGGTATTGACGCGGAGGTTGTGACATACACCTGTGAGGACAGCGGATTTGATTTGTCGGACGTTGATATTGTGTTCATAGGCGGCGGCTCGGACAGAGAACAGAAAATTGTTTGCCACAGACTTTTGGAACACAAGGACGAAATAAGAAATTATGTTGAAGATAACGGTGTACTTGTCGCAGTGTGCGGCGGTTATCAGCTTTTGGGTAAGTATTACAAGCTTGAAAACGAAACAATTGAAGGGCTTGATATACTTAATATTTACACCGAACAAGGCAAAAAACGTCTTATCGGAAATATCGTACTTGAAAATGACTTTCTAAATCAAAAAATTGTCGGTTTTGAAAATCACGGCGGAAGAACTTACATCGGTAATCACACACCGCTCGGCAGAGTTGTTTATGGTTACGGAAACGATGAAAAATCCGGTGTTGAGGGTGTTGTGTATAAAAACGTTGTCGCAACATATTTGCACGGACCGCTTTTGCCTAAAAACCCTGCACTTTGCGATTACATTCTGACAAACGCAATAAAGAGAAAAAATCCCGACTTCAAAGGTCTTGGCGGCTTGGAGGACACTCTTGAAGATATGGCAAACCAATATATTGTAAATAGGTTTAAAAAGTAAACATTTTTTTAACAATGGTGCATATGTATTGACTTTTTTACTGTGCAGTCATAAAATTAAATGGTATTGTAGAAACAATACCATTTTTTAAGGATTGAATTCGGTATGGAAACTAAATTAACAAGAAATATACAACCGAATAATAAAAGTCCGTTTTCGTGGCTCAGCAAGATATTTAAAGGTATTAAAACAGGCTGGGATGCGGTAGGCGGAGTGTTTAAGAAGTTTTGGAAACTTTTGTGCAAGAGCAAAAAGTTTTCAAATTTTGCATACGTTAAATTTCCGAAATTCAGAAAGGACATTTGGGAGTATGCAAAGGCACACAGGCTGAAGGCATTGATTTCAGTTGCTGTCGGAGTGGCGGTACTCGGTGTGCTTTTGGGCGTTATGATAAAAAATTCCGTAAATTCCGACTATCTTCAAGAGGGTGACGATTCTGTCGGATATGCGATGGTTTTGCAGAATTATTACACGTTCGACCACAGCGACAAAACCAATGTTGCGATAAAATTAAGCTGGGACGACGGTGCTGTTGACCTAAACGGCGGTACGGCAGAGGCAAAAATAAAAGCAAAGGTTTATCCGATAAATTTACCCGATAAAAAAATTACTTGGAAATCGTCTGATGACAATATCGCAAAGATTGAC harbors:
- a CDS encoding phosphatase PAP2 family protein: MTDFITQIDFNILNAIQSIRNPFLDTIMPLITFLGSGGIVWAVTALIMLCFKKSRKTGIIIIVSLLLGLFLSTMGLKNVIARERPYNTEGALLTVENLLIGAPSGRFSFPSGHAISSFSAATVILLYSKKLAIPAIILAALICFTRLYLYVHFPSDVICGALFGILLAFVSNFLVNKIWEKINERKLSNNSKQND
- a CDS encoding type 1 glutamine amidotransferase gives rise to the protein MKIKILHLYPDLLNLYGDRGNIECMRKRLMWRGIDAEVVTYTCEDSGFDLSDVDIVFIGGGSDREQKIVCHRLLEHKDEIRNYVEDNGVLVAVCGGYQLLGKYYKLENETIEGLDILNIYTEQGKKRLIGNIVLENDFLNQKIVGFENHGGRTYIGNHTPLGRVVYGYGNDEKSGVEGVVYKNVVATYLHGPLLPKNPALCDYILTNAIKRKNPDFKGLGGLEDTLEDMANQYIVNRFKK
- a CDS encoding Mur ligase family protein, encoding MKGITVMRKLLAIWLGKILTIVGKTVGKKSSSSPGAYALKICPDLVKGLEKCVSNGIIVTCGTNGKTTTNNLMASALEAKGYKVICNKLGANMLSGIATTVLQEMSIFGKLKADYACLEIDEAYTPIVFDYVKPDVMVITNLFRDQLDRYGEIDITSDIIKRAIKKVPNLKLVLNGDDPLCVQFGREENVKAYYYGISEKVLPQLDDTKEGRFCPVCGEEQKYNYYHYSQLGDFYCPSCGFKRPEIDFEVKNVSLDTPMKFTINNQPMVINYKGFYNIYNLIAVYGALNVLGEKTDDFAKLLTGYKPQIGRMQEYKFNKPVILSLSKNPAGFNQAIATVNTDKRKKDVIIAINDKANDGRDVSWLWDVDFDKIADENLNTLTTTGIRVYDISLRFKYSDIKVDRMTQDMADAITKCLEMDSEVVYVLVNYTALYSTEAVLKKLGGEA
- a CDS encoding epoxyqueuosine reductase QueH; amino-acid sequence: MKENYQIILNKTIDEIQKNNTVPSLLLHSCCAPCSSYVLEYLSEYFDITIFYYNPNISPEEEFYKRVSEQKRLINEMPLKRKVKFIEGKYDCEKFYSIAKGLENLKEGGERCFKCYRLRLEETAKTAQKDGFDYFTTTLSISPHKNAQVLNQIGLELEESYSVKYLCSDFKKKNGYKRSCELSEIYGLYRQNYCGCIYSKLEAEEREKAKNNNEQPLSVQ
- a CDS encoding YdcF family protein; this translates as MRVILFILGLLFSADGLYFASTTSMGVGEAFTVAIGIMFILWSTFYDAFKTKGFLKFIKGLFTFGMIVLVIYSGIICVVGKSDNATYREDYIIVLGAGLKGDTPSLALERRLEKAAEYMNKNGNAIAIVSGGQGKGETISEAQAMENYLLNHGIREDRIIKEDNSTSTYENFEYSKLIMDEGQAVFVTNEFHVLRSELMAKINGIDATHIGASTPIPLLPVSCVREFIAQIAAVRYYF
- a CDS encoding copper amine oxidase N-terminal domain-containing protein, which codes for MKKLFAFIIALMCCGNLVIDASAINLNIIDKENISQDYYDYNGLKLTYHSSIINNFWYTGKEYIYRDVYDGYSRYRRSDDMINWDDISETSGITEINKLSNYTYSINYWGDKYIVFNRLHELSGESISEVQYNTTINYPLLILDKDFELISKQEFEAPITGVSYVDGKYYAETKDYSQYKNSYNFEPIKKVYVSEDGILWNEDKTLSEVPIGNGMNKTLILDGEMPDGDTRYTKKIVGIAEQGNINNTTDIVFERENLKSYKVVDDLYVCWDTFDVEEKVFQISLDGVYWLDVDFPSLLTTHEIHPESTSDSVIEAIYDCIGVKDKILFQTQYRLFEYDLEDLRTAWRNACDKSQIYVKFDGIYLGFETPPIIENGSTLVPMRFLFEQMGADVEWNGETQTATATLDNTEITFSINNINAEVNNILTTMDVPARLVNGKTIVPLRFLSENMGYTVEWDADSRTAIIQE